TGTTCGACCGGCACGTTGTCCGAGAACAGCATGACGTTCAATCCCGCGCCGAGGGCCTTCATGGCCTCGGCTCCGGCGAATTCGCCGGGAGTGGAAATCAACGCAAGGCTCGCCTCGGGATTTTCGGCCAGAGTGCCCAGAAGGGAAATGGGAGTCGGCAGTTCGGAAGAGCCGCTCTGCACGTCCTTGGGAGCCAATGCTTCGGCTGCTGCTGCAAACGCATCCGGAAGAGCATCTTCCTCGCCCTTGATGACCAGTACGAGATCGCTGGGCTTGGCTGCCGGAGCGGATTCGAGCAGTCCGCTCTGGACAAGCAGATCCATGTTGGCCGGGGTGCCCATGAGGGCCGAGGCCTCCTCGATGCCGGGAAGAGCCGTGATGCCGGCGGAAATGCGCATCAGCGCCACGGAATCCTGGTATATGTTTTGATGGATTTGAGTTTCTGTTTTCACGAGAACTCCTTTAACGGTCGACCTGAAACGGAGCGACCGGTTGTATGTCCGGCTGTTGGCCGGAAAGTGAAACACTGTTTTGAAAAGATTGCAGCCCCAGTAAAAGTCCTCGGGTTCCGTCGCATCCGGAGCTGGCTCCGAATTCGGCAGCGCGTTGCAACGCCTTGCGGATTTCCATCTGGGATTTCCCGGTCATCAAAGCCTGTCGCAGTTCGGCCAGCGGACGATGAAAAGTCCCTTGCATGGCATCTTCCAGCATGGCCCGGCTTACGAATGTGGTATTCGACAGCAGTGCGGGCAGTTGGGCTTGCAGGTCGACGAACAGTGGGTGTCGCATTCCGTGCAACGCACAGCATAGACCTACAAGCAAATCGTCGCCCGAGGGCGTAAGGCCCGGGCCTGCTCCCACCAAGCGAGCCAGAAGCCGCGGATTCGGAGCAAGCGTTTCCCGCATGTCCGCCACAAATGCCTCGAAGCAGGAAATCGCAGCGGACCGCAAGGAAGAGCGCGGCATTTCAGCTTCCATTTTCAAAAGGAAGTCGACAGCCCCCGGCAACTGTTTGTTCAAGGCGGCTCTTTCCGTGTCGTCCAATGCCGGAGGCATCGGGCTTTTCCACGGAGTCGCTGCAAGATGGGAAAAATCCAGCAAAGGAAAATCAGGCAAGGCAAGTTCAAGCGCATGGCCGCAGCAGGCAACAGGCATGCCCGGGACAAGTCGCGGAAAAAGCCGGTTCGCTACATCCGCAGTCAATGCCAAACAGCGTTCGCTCATGTTGCGATCGTTGCAAAGCAGAGTCAGCATGGACGGAACATGCGGGGCATCAATCAGCAGATTCACGGAATTCGTGAATACGCTGTGCACCTTGCCTTGCCATGTTCCTGGGAATTGACTGCCTGCGCTGACGATCATGATGCTTTCTCCATGTATCCGGTACGCCTTGAGAGAAGGGAGGAGGGGGGGGCGTTCTCCTCCCTTCAGGGGTTATTTCAGGGCGTCTGCGACCTGATCACTCGTGGTGACCCAGCCGAAGAGGCCGCCCTGGGCCTTGATCATTTCCAGGCCCACGCGCTGGAATTCCGGGAAGTAGGAGCCGGTTGCATCCGAAACCACGGCGCATTCGTAGCCGCGATCATTGGCCTCGCGTACGGTGGTGTGCACGCACACTTCCGTGGTCACGCCGCACACGATCAGGGTCTCGATGTCCCGGTTGCGCAGGAGCAGATCCAGATCCGTGGACCAGAACGCGTTCTTGCCGGGCTTGTCGATGATGGGTTCGTCCTTGGTGGGATAGAGTTCGGGGATGATGTCATGCCCTTTTTCTCCGCGAACAAGAATGCGGCCCATGGGACCTTCGTCGCCTATGCAAAGGGTGGGATTGCCCCGGCGTTTCTTGGACGGAGGGAGGTCGGCCAGATGCGGAGCATGGCCCTCGCGGGTATGCACCACGAACATTCCGGCTTCACGCGCCGCTTCCAGCACCTTTCTGGTGGGTTCGATGGCCGTGCGAAGCAGGGAAACATCGTTGCCCAGAGTCTCGCCGAAGCCGCCGGGCTCCAGAAAATCGCGTTGCATGTCGATGATCAGGAGCGCAGTGCGCTTGGGATCGAATTCCAGTTCATATGGTTCAGCCTGCAATTTCTTGGTCATGATAACCTCGATATGGTCTGTTATTTTGCCTTGGAAGCTTCGTAAACGCGCCAGTCGCCAAGATCGGAAATGTCCTTGTGGATACCTTCGGCCTTTTCGCGGGGAAACAGGATGCCGTCCACAATGCGACCGTCTTCCAGTTTCACCGGTCCACAGTACAGATGCTCGGGTTCACCGGACTCGACATTGGCCCAGGTTTCATCGCTCATGCGGTACATTTCGCCAGCCACGGCCACACCATTGTCCTCGTCCGGGCCGACTTCGTACATGCCGGGATGCACATCATTGACGGAGTACAGGCGGTAACAGGGAGCGGTCCTGAATTCGCCGAGGAATTCCGCGCCGTCCAGGTTGGAGTGCAGTTCAAGTCCTCGCATCAACGTACCATTGACAAACAGTTCTTTCATTTTCTTCTCGTTTATTGTCTTTGCCTGTGCCGGTTGTTGAGAGCGGGGGCGGTCCTGACCGCCCCCTTGTACGGCAGGGCTTTGCATTTAATCTTTGTCTACGGGAGTCCAGTCGTTGGGGCCTTCCTGCTTCCAGCTCATGTAGGCCAGCATCAGGGCCACCACCGCATAGCCGGCGGTAACGCCGGGGCTGGGGTTGATGGCGAGCTGGGAGCCGTGGATGAAGCCGAAGAAGGAAAGCAGGGCCGCGGCAGCCGAGTACACGGCAGCCCAGTTGAAACGGTGTTCGATGATGAAGACCGCAATCGCGCCGAGCATGAGTCCGGCCAGAACCGAGCCGCCGCCGAGGCTTTCCACACCCTGATAAAGCACGTTTGCGCCAGCCAGTTTGGCGAAGCCCACGGAGACAGCATCGGTGCCGACTGTGGCAAGGGAACCGTCAATCTGGGTCTTGGCCCATTCCGCAATGCTCGGAATGATGGCCAGCACGATTGCCGGGGCATGCGCCTTGGGCGTGGCCTGAAAAGCCTGTGCGCCGATAACCAGACCGATGAAGAGCAGGATGGGCAGGATCGCCACCAGAGGAATCACGGACAGGAGCAGTGCGACCAATCCGAAGAAGCAGACCAGCGCGATGCAGGATCCCGTTGCCAGCGAATAGCCGATGCGACCGCCGACAGCCTTCCACCCCGGATGACCGATGTACACGGCCGGGGGAAACGGGGAACCCATGAACGCGCCGAAAACAGCGCCCAGACCGTCGGCCAGAAGCACGGAGCGCAGATCGTAGTCGTCGCCTGCGGCGGCAGCGGATTCCACGTTGTTGATGCCTTCGGTGAAGTTGTAGATGCCCAGCGGAATGGCCGTGACCAGCAGAGGCCATACCTGCTCCAGAGAGATGGCAAACACGTCGCCGGAAAAGGAGGGCAGGTACAGGCTGAACTGGTCGAGGGCGCGGCCCACGGCCGTGGGTTCCATCAGGTCGGTCTGTCCCAGAAATACGCCGGTCCAGGCTGCGATCGTGCCCACGACAACGGCGGCCAGACCACCGGGAATGCCGAAGGGCATGCGCACGTTGCCCACCCATGCCAGCAGGATGATGCCGAAGCAGACAAGGGCTATCCATGGCGTTTCCCACATCTGGAAGGCCGGACGCATGGATATGAAGGTCAGCGACACGCCTGCAAGGGTGCCCAGCATGGCGGCCCTCGGGGTGTACTTGCGGATGGCCGGGCCAACGAACGCGCCGATCAGCACGATGATGCCGATGATGAGCGCCCAGACCAGACCGAGCTGCCAGGCCAGAATCACGTCATTGGTTTTCAGGTAGGTCGGCAACATGACCAGAAATACCACAATGAACATGTGGGGCACGCTGGGGCCGTAGGGGAGAGCCGCTACATCGGTACGCTTTTCCCTGATGGCCTTTTTGTAGGCGAGATAGGCGTAGAAGAGGTTGCCCAGAGGCAGGGCCACGCCCAAGGCGGGAAGAATTCTGCCGAATACGGTGTCTGCAGGCAGGTTGACCACGCCCAGGGACAGCCCCGTGAGCACGAGCACGTTAAGCAGGATGTTGGTGAACAACCCGAAAAATGCGTTCCAGTCTCCCGGGGTCCACAATTTTGGTTTGAATACGTCCGAACTCATTACCGTCTCCATGTAAACGTGTGCCAGCCTCGGCGAATTTCCTCAGTTCGCACCTGAAGCGATTGTCCGATATTCCGTTGAAGGAGTGGCGGTCGCAGTTGCTTCGCGACAGATTCTCCCGAATTCCGCACGCCCTTTGGACTTGCCGAAACGAATGGACACGTTTGGTTAAAACAATCCTTTTTTCATTTCCTTTGGAGCGCCATCAAACAAGTATTAAGACCGGTCCCAAACTTTGTATACAATAGCGTATGCGAAAAAAAATTCAGTGTCAACATCCACAGTGAAAGATTTTATTCACAATTATCAATTAAAATAAGCAGTTTGTATTTTGTATACAAAAAAGGACCCAAGATTGAATTTTGAAGCATGTGCATGAATGCTGGCTTTCGATGGGCCATGGCCTTTGATGAATCCTTCAATGGCGAGAGCTGAGGCGAACCCCGGCATATCTCGTCTTCCGAGATTTTTACCGAAGACTTCAGCGCTGGTGTGGATTTTCTGGGAACACGTCCTTTCGTGGACAGGAACAGGATCGGGGCCATCGGCATTTGCGGCAGCGGCGGATTTGCCTTCGAGGCCGCGCAGGTTGATCGCCGCATCAAGGCCGTTGCCACCGCAAGCATGTACTGTTGCCTGAAGGATTCCCGAGCAGACCCACCGCGTCGATTCCGGAAGGGCTGGACCCCATCAGTAGCGAATTCTGGGAGTATTGTGGCATGGAGCGCGGGCATCACCCTCGATCGCATGGTCCATTTACGGCGACGAGCAACATGGCCTTCATGAATTTTCCCGCTGATGAACTTCGTAGGCACCATTGCGTCTCGGTCCATCCTGTTCATCATGGGGGAGAATGCGCATTCCCGGTATGTTACCGAGGACATATTCGACATGGTCGGAGAACCCGGAGAACTCGTTGTCGTCTCCGGAGCAAGACATATCGATCTGTATGACCGGGTGGACATGATTCCCTTTGACAGGTTGAACGCCTTTTTCTCCAAGGCGTTGAAGTGATCGCATGGGGTTGTGGAAACGAGAGTTTGTCAGCCGAACCGGAACAAGGACGCTGCACAGGGAAACCGTGTCAGGCAAGGAGCAGACATGAGCGAAATATTCAACGGAGATGGCATTTTTTCGAAAGGGTCCCTGAACGAGGCATATGCAGCCTTTTTTACCGGCACCAGCTATCTTGAAATGCTTTCCACGGAAGGCGTTGTCATCGGCAACGTCACTTTCGAGCCGGGGTGCAGGAATTTCTGGCATATCCATCACAAGGGGGGACAGGTGCTTCTGGTGACGGGCGGACGCGGCTGATATCAGGAAACCGGAAAGCCCGCCCGGGAATTGCATCCCGGCGATGTCGTCAACATTCAGCCGGGAGTCAGGCACTGGCATGGTGCGGCCCGGGATTCCTGGTTTGCTCACGTGGCCGTGGAAGTTCCGGCCGAGGGCAAGTCCAACGAATGGCTGGAACCCGTGTCCGACGAGGAATATGACGCGCTTGGCTAGCGCGTAGCACGTAAAGCGGCAGGAGGCCGATTGTGGATGCCTTTCTCAAGGAGCATCTGTTTGCGGATATCTTTGTCCGCGACGTGCTGACCTGTCAGGAACGGGAACTGGCGACCATTCCCGCCCTCGCAAACATGGGCGGCACCGAAGGACAACTCGTTTTTCACATGGGGGCCGCCATGAATTCGGGATTGTCTGAAGAGCAGATGCATGAGTTCATCCGGGTTCTTGATACTCGTGTCGGAAAACGGCAAGCCGATGCTGCCAGAGACGTCTTTGCCGAGGTGATTGCGAACCGCCAGTCGCATCGGTGACGAGTCGAGATCGGTGCGTCCTGTCGAGTCAATGAGCCCGGGATCGGAGAGGTTGTGCATTTGTCCGATCCCGGGCAGTGCTTTGTCTTTTGCTGGGAAGGAGGAGTTACTCTTCCTCTCCCCACGCCTTGGCGCTGCGGGTGACTTTCTTGCGCACGTTTTTCCAGGCGGTTTCGTGGGTGAACATGGATTCCGGCAGGGTGGCCAGCATTTTTTCATAGAGGCTCAGGGGAACCGTGAAGGTCAGTTCGTCCGCCTTCATGAATTTTCTTGCCGAAGGATCGAAGCCGCCGATAACGGCTTTTTCCATGTCCCTTTCCTTGTAGTAGAGCGGCCAGCCGAGCATGTTGGTGCAGCCCGCGCCGAACGGGGAGACCACGCATTCCATGTCGCCCGTGGTGAAGACCGTATGGGTGAACAGACCGCTCAGCACCTCGGGGCGGGCAAAGAAGATCACGAATTCCGGCTTTTCGTCATCGGTGAATTGGGACAGGGGTTTGAAGATGCAATATTTGCCCGGGGCTTCGCGAGGGTTCACCCTGAGCATGAATTCGCGCATGGCATCGGGATTCGGCATGTAGCGCTCGCCGTGCACCGGTGTGCCCTCAAAGCCTGTGGAAACGTAATGTTCGATGAACCTGAGGTGGGGCTTCATCATGGAGCAGTAGTATACGCCTCCGATACAGCCGTATTCCTCTGTCGATATGAAGGCCGCGCCATGTTTTTTTCTCGCCAGCCAGACACTGCCCATGACGCAGGTGAAGCTCTTCATGACCTCCTGCATGTCCAATTCCCCCCGGTCCTCCAATTCGCGCGAGATGGGAGTTCCCTTTTTCGGACCGAAGGCGTTTTCCGGCTTGCTGTCCGAATAGTGGACACCGAAAGGCTCTTCCCCCAATCCGAGATGCTTCAGGAAGGTGGTGGTTCCGTCGAGTATCGGTTGCATCGTCATGTGTTCCTCCTTTGGCTTTTCGCCTGACGCCGAGTGGGCATGTTGTTTTTCGTCATGCATTTTCATATCATGCTCACAGATAAAATAAACATCGCATACGGAAAACTCTTTTCCTTTGGTGAGCATAATGATGCAGGATTTTCTCAATGACATGCCATTGCTGGTGGAAGTGGCAAGGCAGAAAAGTTTTTCCAAGGCGGCTGAAAAATTGGGAATTGGCGTTTCCACCCTGTCCCGGCGCATCAAGTTGCTGGAGAACCGGATGGGCGTGCTTCTCTTCTATCGCGATACTCGCAATGTCGAGCTCACGGACAGTGGTGCGTATCTGCTGGATCGGTGCGGTTTCGTTCTTGAAGAGGCAAAAAAAGCCCATGATTCCGTTGTGATGAATATGCAAAAACCGTCAGGACTTGTCCGCGTTTGCATGTTTTTGGACCTGTACGACGGGCTGTTCAGGAAGGTGCTGCTGGAATTTGCCGCCAACTGGCCGGAAATACAGATGGAACTGACGTTCATGGAGCAACCGGTTGATATGCGCACGGACCCTTTCGACGTGGCTTTCGTGACCGGGGTCCCCATTGCACCAGCACTGGTTGCCAGAAAGCTGATGACCATCAACCCCTTCCTGTACGCTTCGCCCAAACTGCTCGAGCGTTACCCCTTGCCCGAGGAACCCGCCGACCTGCACCGGCTGCCATGTATCGTGCTTCAGCGGTTCGGACGGCGCTGGCCCATGCATAACGGCAGCCGACAGGTCACGGTCGAAGTTGAGCCTCAATACAGCTTCAGCTCCGTGGAGATGTGCCGCGATTTTCTTTTGGCCGGCCATGGTGTGGCCATGATTCGAAAGGAGCGGGCCGAGGCGGATGAAAAGGCCGGACGGTTGGTGCGGTTGCTTCCGGACTGGAGCGGCGGATTCGTGCACGACGTGAATCTGGTCATGGGGTCAAGCGAGCTTCCGCAGAGGGTTCGGCTCTTCGTGGACCATGTGTTGTCCCGTTTTTCCTCTTGTCCTGCGGGCTAGCTTGGACTCGACCACGCCCCAAGGGGCTGGATGGGGGGCAGGGAAAGGCGACGGAAGTCTTTGCAACGAAAGGGGGATGTGGGCGCGCGGTGCGTACGGAATTCGATCCCGAACGCACCGCGTGCCTGTTGTTTCATGGGGCGAAATGGACACGCACAGGGCGAACCGTTCCGCCTGGATGGATGGCGATTCAATTCATGTAGCTGGTCAGTCCGAGCTCTTCGATCTTTTCAGGGGTCGGCACGCCGGTCTTCAGGTCCCAGCCGCAGGCTGTGTAGTATTCGTCCAGCAGCTCCTCGTAGTTGTCGATCACACAGTCGCTGTTGTCCTTGTACGCTCCGAATTCCGGGACGGAGCGGACGCGCTCGGGGAGCATGTCGTCCTTGCGGCGCAGACCTTCGCGCATGTTGAACATGCGCTGGAGGTTGTGGACCCGTTCGCCGACTCGTATCAGTTCGGCAGCATCCATGTCCCACCCCGTTGTAGCACTGAGCATTTCGGCCCAGTGTTCCGGATTGAGACCGGCATAGCTCATGAACTTGCAGGTGCACAGGATATCCGGGAGGATGAGTCCTCGTTGCAGAAGGGCGCATTCCGTGCCCTTGCCGATTTCGTCCCAGCGGTCGTATTTCTCGGGATCGCTGACGCCATGGGCGGTCATGCCCCAGTCCATCTTGCCCCGGTCATAGGCCATGGCTTCCAGAGGGTGAATGTGGCACATGCCCCGGTTTGCGGTTCCGTAGGCAATGCCCAGAATCTTGCCGGAGCGGGGATCGTGAGCAGGGCCTTCAAGCCCCTTGACGTGAATCGCGTA
Above is a window of Pseudodesulfovibrio tunisiensis DNA encoding:
- a CDS encoding DUF2877 domain-containing protein; the encoded protein is MIVSAGSQFPGTWQGKVHSVFTNSVNLLIDAPHVPSMLTLLCNDRNMSERCLALTADVANRLFPRLVPGMPVACCGHALELALPDFPLLDFSHLAATPWKSPMPPALDDTERAALNKQLPGAVDFLLKMEAEMPRSSLRSAAISCFEAFVADMRETLAPNPRLLARLVGAGPGLTPSGDDLLVGLCCALHGMRHPLFVDLQAQLPALLSNTTFVSRAMLEDAMQGTFHRPLAELRQALMTGKSQMEIRKALQRAAEFGASSGCDGTRGLLLGLQSFQNSVSLSGQQPDIQPVAPFQVDR
- a CDS encoding cysteine hydrolase family protein, encoding MTKKLQAEPYELEFDPKRTALLIIDMQRDFLEPGGFGETLGNDVSLLRTAIEPTRKVLEAAREAGMFVVHTREGHAPHLADLPPSKKRRGNPTLCIGDEGPMGRILVRGEKGHDIIPELYPTKDEPIIDKPGKNAFWSTDLDLLLRNRDIETLIVCGVTTEVCVHTTVREANDRGYECAVVSDATGSYFPEFQRVGLEMIKAQGGLFGWVTTSDQVADALK
- a CDS encoding allophanate hydrolase-related protein, encoding MKELFVNGTLMRGLELHSNLDGAEFLGEFRTAPCYRLYSVNDVHPGMYEVGPDEDNGVAVAGEMYRMSDETWANVESGEPEHLYCGPVKLEDGRIVDGILFPREKAEGIHKDISDLGDWRVYEASKAK
- a CDS encoding carboxymuconolactone decarboxylase family protein — its product is MDAFLKEHLFADIFVRDVLTCQERELATIPALANMGGTEGQLVFHMGAAMNSGLSEEQMHEFIRVLDTRVGKRQADAARDVFAEVIANRQSHR
- a CDS encoding DUF169 domain-containing protein; the encoded protein is MTMQPILDGTTTFLKHLGLGEEPFGVHYSDSKPENAFGPKKGTPISRELEDRGELDMQEVMKSFTCVMGSVWLARKKHGAAFISTEEYGCIGGVYYCSMMKPHLRFIEHYVSTGFEGTPVHGERYMPNPDAMREFMLRVNPREAPGKYCIFKPLSQFTDDEKPEFVIFFARPEVLSGLFTHTVFTTGDMECVVSPFGAGCTNMLGWPLYYKERDMEKAVIGGFDPSARKFMKADELTFTVPLSLYEKMLATLPESMFTHETAWKNVRKKVTRSAKAWGEEE
- a CDS encoding LysR family transcriptional regulator, coding for MMQDFLNDMPLLVEVARQKSFSKAAEKLGIGVSTLSRRIKLLENRMGVLLFYRDTRNVELTDSGAYLLDRCGFVLEEAKKAHDSVVMNMQKPSGLVRVCMFLDLYDGLFRKVLLEFAANWPEIQMELTFMEQPVDMRTDPFDVAFVTGVPIAPALVARKLMTINPFLYASPKLLERYPLPEEPADLHRLPCIVLQRFGRRWPMHNGSRQVTVEVEPQYSFSSVEMCRDFLLAGHGVAMIRKERAEADEKAGRLVRLLPDWSGGFVHDVNLVMGSSELPQRVRLFVDHVLSRFSSCPAG